TACCGTTTGTACTCTTGGAATTTCTGTAGAAGGGTAATAATGCTTAATGATACGAAAAGCCGACTCGAGCTCAGATATATTCTCAGAATCAAACTCAGAAAAATATTCGCCTACTTCCATGAATAGCGAGTCGATGTACACATTTTGCATCAAGGGCAATAACCGTTTAGCCAAAATCGTATCATTGGGATATTGATTCGCATCCAAAAAATAGTCTGCCATAGCTCGGTTAGCCTCAAGAAAGGCAACCGTATGATCGACACTCTTCAATTCTTTCATCTCTTCCTCTAGATGCTCTACGGGAATATCAACAACTATGTCTTCGTACCTATCGACTTGATCACAATCTCCACCTCCACATGACCATAGTAAAAGGCCAACACATAGAAAAAAGAGATTTTGAAGAATTCTTCCTTTTTTTAACCCTATCATGATCAAGATGCTTTTTAGATTTGTAATTTTATGCTGATTCATAGACTTCTATTAGAACCAACAAAAGTATTTATTTTTTACTCCTCATGAAGAAATACCTCGTCCTAATCCCAGCACTTTTCATAGTATCAGTAGCCATCTGCCAACCGAAGATCGGCCTGACTGTGTCACCAGGTTTTTCCTTCACCAGAACCAAATATTTACCCAACGATGATACCCAGATAGATAAAGGGGATCAAGCATTTCGTGCGAAATTCGGATTGGAATTTGACTTTCCATTGACTAACAATTATTCCTTTAGCACCGGTTTGATATATGCCCCAAAAAAGGTATCGGTGAAAGCCTCCATGTTTAATGAAGCAACTACCTCCATTATCAATCAAAAAGAAGAGTATAAAGCCCAATACCTACAAATTCCGCTGACATTAAAACTATTCACAAGTGAAATTCAGCCAGATCTTAGAGTGTTTTTCCAACTTGGTTTTATGGGAGAAATCCTTCTCTACAATGAACCCATGGATCGTGACAATGTATTGGTTGAGGAATTCAGGTTTTTCGATGTCTCCTTCACAGGAGGTGCCGGATTAGAGTTCGGACCTGAGATCAATTCTCAACTCTACGGTGGTATATTTTATGACCGAGGTTTGGTAAATATCATCAAAGGTCAGAATGGCGATATATCAGATGATCTGGCAGTTCGAATGGATATGATTCATTTGAAACTGGGTATCAAGTTCTAAAACAAAAAAAGATCGCACTTAAAGTGCAATCTCTTCTCCTAGGCCATTGATGAAGTTATACTCCAAAATGGCTTTTGATGAATCTTCTGCCAGGCTAATCCAGCGTTTGTACTTAAAGTACCATTTCATTCTCCTGGAAACCAGGCCACTGGTAAAATAAGCATACAAATAAGGATGAAGCGCAATGGTCAATTTCTTTTCATTTTGCTTGGTCATCAAGTGCTCGATGTCCTTTTCGATTTGATCTGTTACCAAAATAGAAGCGGTAATTTTACCAGATCCATTACAAGATGGACATACTTCTCTGGTTTTGATATTCAATTCAGGACGAACCCTCTGTCTGGTGATTTGCATCAAACCAAACTTTGACAAAGGCAAAACGGTAAACTTGGATCGATCCGTTTTCATCTCATCTTTCATCTTTTGGAAAAGTAGTTTCTTATTCTCTACTTTTCGCATATCGATAAAGTCGATTACGATGATTCCACCCATATCTCTTAGGCGAAGCTGGCGGGCTATTTCTTTAGCCGCATCCATGTTTACTTTTAGGGCTGTGCTTTCCTGATTATCTTCTGCATTGGACTTGTTTCCGCTGTTCACGTCTATCACGTGCAATGCTTCCGTATGTTCTATGATCAGGTAGCCCCCACCGTCTATACTTACTGATTGACCAAACAGACCTTTCAGCTGCTTTTCAATACCATAGGCTTCAAAAACCTTGGCTCTTCCGTTGTATAGTTTGGTGCTTTTTTCTTTCTCCGGAGCTATCTCTCTTATGAAATTTCTGACTTCATGATAGAGTGTTTTATCATCTATCACTATGCTGTCAAAAGATTCATTGAGGACGTCTCTTAGGATAGAATTGGCTCGGTTGATTTCACCGATTACTTTTTCGTTAGGCTTCACCTTTTTGAGGCGTTGCATGCCTTTAGACCACTTGTCCACCAAGCTGGTCAAATCCCTATCCAATTCAGCTACATCTTTTCCTTGTGCAACTGTACGGATAATGATTCCAAAATTCTCTGGTTTGATCGACTTGATAAGTCGAAGCAATCTCTTTCTTTCGTTACTGTCCGCTATTTTCTTCGATACACTTACCGAATCAGAAAACGGAACCAGAACGATGTATCTTCCAGCAATAGACAACTCACTGGATAGTCTTGGCCCTTTTGTAGATATAGGTTCTTTTACAACCTGAACGAGAACTCTCTGGTTTTTAGATAAAACCTGGTTCATTTTCCCCAACTTATTGATATCAGGTAGGCGCTTGAATCCATTCAGATTCTTGCCGCTCATTTTACCGGATAGGATCAGCTTGGTACACTTGTTAAGCGACTGAAGCTGGGGACCGAGATCCAAATAATGCAGAAACGCATCTTTTTCATACCCAATATCAACAAAGGCGGCATTTAGCCCAGGCACGACTTTTTTGACTTGCCCAAGATAAATGTCACCTACGTTGAACTGGTGACCATCATCATCCTGATGGTACTCGGTTAATTTTTTGTCTTTTAAAAGGGCTATTCGACATCCATTCTGAGTTGAATTAATAATTAATTCTGTACTCAAGGTTTAAATGTTTAATAGTAAAAATTTGATTTACTCAAATAACCCAAGAAGTAAAATTACTTCTTCTTGTGTCTGTTCTTTCTAAGTCTCTTCTTTCTCTTATGAGTAGAGATCTTATGTCTTTTTCTTTTCTTACCGCAAGGCATAATAAAAGCTCTTTAATGTTTTACAATTCGTTTAATTTCTTCAAGTATTGATCCGTAGATGATAAAATCGCTGGATCAGTACTAGTCTTTTTTATACTTTGAAACCACTGCTCCGCCTTGTCAAACTGACTTAGCTCGAAATAACTAGTAGCCAATAAAAAGGCTGCTTGCTGGTTCGATGGATCAATAGTCATCAATTTCTCAAATCTTCCAACTGCCTTGTCATATTGTCCAGACTGTACTGAAAACATGCCTAAACTATACAAAGCCGTCGTATTTTCCGGATACTCTTCTAGTATCTCCCTTAGCATAGTTATCCCCTGCATTGGATTGTCAGAAACTACCTTCGTCATGGCCAACTTGGCCCTTGTGTCTGGATCGTTTCTTTGAGACAAAACCACTTCAAAACAAGCCTGAGCTTTCTTGGCGTACTTAGCCAAATCCGCTTGATTCAGTGCTATTCCGAAAAGCTGGAAATAAATTTCTCCTGCTTTAGCCTGACCTTCCACAGTCTTATCCAACTCAGCTACCAGGTCCGCAAAATACGAAGCACTGTCTAACTCGTTGTAAGACAGGTACAATCTTGCCAAAGAGTCCGCAAAGATAATACTTTTTTCTTTATCAGAAAACGCAATCAACTGGAGCAGGGAATCCCGCCTGATTTGATCCTCTTCCGAAAAGTTAAAAGTATGTGCCTTTTCTACTTGATTGTCCTCTTGTGAGCCGGCCAATTCTACATCTGCAGCATCATTATCCACCACCACTTTGGGCAGGTTGAAAAGAATGATAATGAGGACAACGCCTCCTGCTAAAACTAACCAGCGGTGCAATGACATAGCAGATTAGCCTATTTTATCGCTTGTTTTGATTTTTTCTACGAACACTTTTGAAGGCTTAAAGCTCGGGATATAATGTTCGTCTATTACCATTGCTGTGTTTTGAGAAATGTTTCTTGCAATTTTCTTTGCTCTCTTCTTATTTACGAAACTTCCAAAACCACGAACATAAATGTTTTCGCCTTCCGCCATGGAGTTTTTAACTACGCTAAAGAACGCTTCTACTGAAGCTTGAACATCCAATCTGTCTATTCCTGTTTTCTCGGCGATCTCGTTGATCACATCTGCTTTCGTCACGTTGAATCTAATTTATATGTAGTAAAAATCTTGTAATAAGGCTTAAATTAGCCATCTGAACTTCCATGAATTCAGAAGCGCAAATAAAAACAAAAAATCCCTCACTTAGAAATATTCCTCAGGATTGAAACTTAAAATCAAAGAGAAGGAGTGGCTACCCATGACGCAAGAGTTGCTGAATTGGTACAAACTGAACCACAGAGAATTACCCTGGAGATCAAGTAAAGAAGCATATAAGGTATGGTTGTCCGAAATTATACTTCAACAAACCCGGGTGGCTCAGGGCATGTCATATTATTTACGCTTTTGTCAGAATTATGCTACCCTTGCAGATTTTGCCAAGGCTCCTTTGGACGATATTCTCAAACTTTGGCAAGGACTGGGATACTATTCCAGAGCCCGAAACATGCATAAATGTGCCAATCAAATCATTTCAGAATTTGACGGAGCATTCCCACAGAGCTATTCAGAATTAATCAAACTAATCGGAATCGGCAAATACACAGCAGGCGCCATTGCCTCCATATGCTTTGATGAAGCAGTGCCGGCCATCGATGGCAATGCTTTTCGAGTCTATTCCCGTTTGTTCCATATATCAGAAGACATATCCAAAGCATCTACCTTCAAAACTTTTTTTGAA
This is a stretch of genomic DNA from Reichenbachiella ulvae. It encodes these proteins:
- a CDS encoding porin family protein: MKKYLVLIPALFIVSVAICQPKIGLTVSPGFSFTRTKYLPNDDTQIDKGDQAFRAKFGLEFDFPLTNNYSFSTGLIYAPKKVSVKASMFNEATTSIINQKEEYKAQYLQIPLTLKLFTSEIQPDLRVFFQLGFMGEILLYNEPMDRDNVLVEEFRFFDVSFTGGAGLEFGPEINSQLYGGIFYDRGLVNIIKGQNGDISDDLAVRMDMIHLKLGIKF
- a CDS encoding Rne/Rng family ribonuclease, with product MSTELIINSTQNGCRIALLKDKKLTEYHQDDDGHQFNVGDIYLGQVKKVVPGLNAAFVDIGYEKDAFLHYLDLGPQLQSLNKCTKLILSGKMSGKNLNGFKRLPDINKLGKMNQVLSKNQRVLVQVVKEPISTKGPRLSSELSIAGRYIVLVPFSDSVSVSKKIADSNERKRLLRLIKSIKPENFGIIIRTVAQGKDVAELDRDLTSLVDKWSKGMQRLKKVKPNEKVIGEINRANSILRDVLNESFDSIVIDDKTLYHEVRNFIREIAPEKEKSTKLYNGRAKVFEAYGIEKQLKGLFGQSVSIDGGGYLIIEHTEALHVIDVNSGNKSNAEDNQESTALKVNMDAAKEIARQLRLRDMGGIIVIDFIDMRKVENKKLLFQKMKDEMKTDRSKFTVLPLSKFGLMQITRQRVRPELNIKTREVCPSCNGSGKITASILVTDQIEKDIEHLMTKQNEKKLTIALHPYLYAYFTSGLVSRRMKWYFKYKRWISLAEDSSKAILEYNFINGLGEEIAL
- a CDS encoding HU family DNA-binding protein, encoding MTKADVINEIAEKTGIDRLDVQASVEAFFSVVKNSMAEGENIYVRGFGSFVNKKRAKKIARNISQNTAMVIDEHYIPSFKPSKVFVEKIKTSDKIG
- a CDS encoding tetratricopeptide repeat protein, giving the protein MSLHRWLVLAGGVVLIIILFNLPKVVVDNDAADVELAGSQEDNQVEKAHTFNFSEEDQIRRDSLLQLIAFSDKEKSIIFADSLARLYLSYNELDSASYFADLVAELDKTVEGQAKAGEIYFQLFGIALNQADLAKYAKKAQACFEVVLSQRNDPDTRAKLAMTKVVSDNPMQGITMLREILEEYPENTTALYSLGMFSVQSGQYDKAVGRFEKLMTIDPSNQQAAFLLATSYFELSQFDKAEQWFQSIKKTSTDPAILSSTDQYLKKLNEL